One part of the Prochlorococcus marinus str. MIT 9313 genome encodes these proteins:
- the miaA gene encoding tRNA (adenosine(37)-N6)-dimethylallyltransferase MiaA: MPASKPLLIALLGPTASGKTCLALQLAEQLKLSVLNVDSRQLYIGMDVGTAKPTKEQQRRVQHHLIDLRRPDQPITLQEFQAAAQLILAQKLREQNMPFLVGGSGLYLKALTCGLRPPAVPPQPELRKQLGELGQRTCHHLLQAADPTAANRISPADAMRTQRGLEVVYATGKPITTQQGSSPPPWRVLELGLDPHNLRERIGHRTTQLYANGLIEETEHLSHCYDTDLPLLQTIGYGEALKVIQGLLNREQAIALTTRRTQQFAKRQRTWFRRQHHPYWLKGEEPLSEALSLIQAGLR; this comes from the coding sequence ATGCCCGCCTCTAAGCCGCTTCTGATTGCGCTGCTAGGGCCCACAGCAAGCGGCAAAACATGCCTGGCCTTACAGCTGGCAGAACAGCTGAAGCTGAGCGTGCTCAATGTGGATTCCCGCCAGCTCTACATCGGCATGGACGTTGGCACCGCCAAGCCAACCAAAGAACAGCAGCGGCGTGTGCAGCATCACCTGATTGATCTTCGTCGCCCAGATCAACCAATCACCCTGCAGGAATTTCAGGCAGCCGCGCAACTGATCCTTGCGCAAAAGCTAAGGGAACAAAACATGCCATTTCTAGTTGGCGGCAGTGGTCTTTATCTCAAAGCTCTCACTTGTGGGCTGCGCCCACCCGCAGTGCCACCCCAGCCAGAACTCCGCAAGCAGTTAGGCGAGCTAGGCCAACGCACCTGCCACCACCTACTTCAAGCCGCCGATCCCACCGCTGCCAACCGAATTTCCCCTGCTGATGCCATGCGCACTCAAAGGGGTCTGGAAGTGGTTTATGCCACTGGCAAACCGATCACCACTCAACAAGGCTCAAGCCCACCCCCTTGGCGCGTGCTGGAACTAGGCCTCGACCCACACAACCTCCGCGAACGCATTGGCCATCGCACAACACAGCTCTATGCCAATGGTCTCATCGAAGAAACCGAACACTTGAGTCATTGCTACGACACCGATCTGCCCTTGCTGCAAACGATTGGCTATGGGGAAGCACTAAAGGTGATTCAAGGCCTCCTCAACCGTGAACAGGCCATCGCCCTGACCACACGTCGTACTCAACAGTTCGCCAAGCGTCAGCGCACATGGTTCCGCAGACAACATCACCCCTATTGGCTCAAAGGTGAGGAACCGCTGAGCGAAGCGCTATCACTGATTCAAGCGGGTCTAAGGTGA
- the gyrB gene encoding DNA topoisomerase (ATP-hydrolyzing) subunit B, whose translation MSEDSKVQAAYGAEQIQVLEGLEPVRKRPGMYIGSTGPRGLHHLVFEVVDNSVDEALAGHCDEILVVLGPDGSASISDNGRGIPTDVHSRTGKSALETVLTVLHAGGKFGSGGYKVSGGLHGVGVSVVNALSEWVEVTVRRQGQVHRQRFERGTAIGSLRSEAQPASEKGRTGTSVCFKPDEEIFTVGIVFDYATLSTRLRELAYLNGGVRIVFRDERQPVLDAEGAPHEEVYFYEGGIKEYVTYMNAEKDALHPEIIYVNSEKDNVQVEAALQWCVDAYSDSILGFANNIRTVDGGTHIEGLKTVLTRTLNTFARKRGKRKEADSNLAGENIREGLTAVLSVKVPDPEFEGQTKTKLGNTEVRGIVDSLVGEALSQYLEFNPAVIDLILEKAIQAFNAAEAARRARELVRRKSVLESSTLPGKLADCSSRDPSESEIYIVEGDSAGGSAKQGRDRRFQAILPLRGKILNIEKTDDAKIYKNTEIQALITALGLGIKGEEFDSKNLRYHRVVIMTDADVDGAHIRTLILTFFYRYQKELVEGGYIYIACPPLYKVERGKNHTYCYNEVDLQTTLSGFPEKANYTIQRFKGLGEMMPKQLWETTMDPSARMMKRVEVQDALEADRIFTILMGDKVAPRREFIETHSAELDMAALDI comes from the coding sequence ATGAGCGAAGACTCCAAAGTCCAGGCTGCCTATGGCGCCGAACAAATTCAGGTGCTGGAAGGGCTAGAGCCCGTTAGGAAGCGTCCGGGGATGTACATCGGCTCCACTGGGCCAAGGGGGTTGCATCATCTTGTCTTTGAGGTTGTCGATAACTCTGTTGATGAGGCCTTGGCCGGGCACTGTGATGAGATTCTCGTGGTGCTTGGACCAGATGGTTCCGCATCAATATCTGACAACGGCCGTGGCATTCCCACCGACGTTCATTCCCGGACAGGCAAGAGTGCCTTGGAAACGGTGCTCACCGTGCTTCATGCTGGCGGCAAGTTCGGCAGTGGCGGTTACAAGGTCTCTGGCGGCTTGCACGGAGTTGGGGTATCTGTCGTCAATGCCCTGAGTGAATGGGTGGAAGTGACGGTGCGACGTCAAGGACAGGTGCACCGTCAGCGCTTTGAACGTGGGACCGCGATCGGTAGTCTTCGTTCCGAAGCCCAGCCTGCTTCAGAGAAGGGGCGCACTGGCACGAGCGTTTGTTTTAAGCCGGACGAAGAGATATTTACTGTTGGCATTGTTTTCGATTACGCCACCCTGTCTACTCGTTTGCGTGAACTGGCTTATCTCAATGGTGGGGTGCGGATTGTTTTCCGCGATGAGCGTCAGCCTGTTTTAGATGCTGAAGGGGCTCCTCATGAGGAGGTCTATTTTTATGAGGGCGGTATCAAAGAATATGTCACCTATATGAACGCGGAAAAGGACGCTCTTCATCCCGAAATTATTTATGTGAATTCCGAAAAGGATAATGTGCAGGTTGAAGCAGCACTGCAATGGTGTGTTGATGCTTATTCAGACAGCATTCTCGGATTTGCCAATAATATTCGCACTGTAGATGGGGGTACTCATATTGAGGGGTTGAAGACAGTTCTTACCCGTACTCTCAATACGTTTGCCCGTAAGCGTGGCAAACGCAAGGAAGCCGATTCTAATCTGGCTGGAGAAAATATTCGTGAAGGACTTACGGCTGTTCTTTCTGTAAAGGTCCCAGATCCAGAATTCGAAGGGCAGACAAAAACCAAGTTGGGTAATACCGAAGTCCGCGGCATTGTCGACAGCTTGGTTGGTGAAGCATTGAGTCAGTACTTGGAATTTAATCCTGCGGTGATTGATCTTATTCTTGAGAAGGCCATCCAGGCATTCAATGCAGCTGAAGCTGCACGTCGTGCTCGAGAATTAGTGCGCCGCAAAAGCGTACTTGAGAGTTCTACGTTGCCAGGAAAACTGGCTGATTGCAGTTCTAGGGACCCCTCGGAATCAGAGATTTACATCGTGGAGGGAGACTCTGCTGGTGGCTCTGCAAAGCAGGGCCGAGATCGTCGCTTTCAAGCAATTCTTCCCTTGCGCGGTAAGATCCTAAATATTGAGAAAACAGATGATGCTAAAATATATAAAAATACGGAGATCCAGGCGCTGATAACTGCGCTTGGATTAGGTATCAAGGGAGAAGAATTTGATTCAAAAAATCTTAGATATCACCGTGTGGTGATCATGACTGATGCTGATGTTGATGGTGCTCATATTCGTACGCTGATACTTACATTTTTCTACCGCTACCAGAAAGAATTAGTTGAAGGTGGTTATATCTATATTGCATGCCCTCCTCTTTATAAGGTTGAGCGAGGTAAGAACCATACCTATTGCTACAACGAGGTTGATTTACAGACGACACTCTCAGGCTTCCCCGAGAAGGCCAACTACACCATTCAGCGCTTTAAGGGTCTCGGCGAAATGATGCCAAAGCAGTTGTGGGAGACCACCATGGACCCTTCTGCCCGGATGATGAAGCGGGTGGAGGTTCAGGATGCATTAGAGGCTGATCGTATCTTCACAATTTTGATGGGTGACAAGGTTGCTCCCCGCCGGGAGTTCATTGAAACGCACAGCGCTGAGCTCGATATGGCAGCTTTAGATATCTGA
- a CDS encoding fluoride efflux transporter FluC, which produces MALPAWQASLVAIGAVPGAWLRLRVVNHLEPMVPRKHWGTFAVNMVAAFALGLVLALQAKCAPESGASPLILLIGVGFFGSLSTFSTFAVEVLNTLREHRWSEALVLAVGSILGGLLAVAAGVGLANG; this is translated from the coding sequence CTGGCGTTGCCAGCATGGCAGGCTTCACTGGTAGCCATAGGCGCTGTGCCAGGAGCTTGGTTGCGCCTCAGAGTGGTGAACCACCTTGAGCCGATGGTGCCGAGGAAGCACTGGGGCACTTTTGCGGTGAACATGGTTGCTGCTTTCGCTCTTGGCTTGGTCTTGGCCTTGCAGGCCAAATGTGCACCAGAAAGTGGAGCATCGCCTTTGATCTTGTTGATTGGTGTGGGCTTCTTCGGCTCTCTCAGCACCTTTTCGACTTTTGCGGTAGAGGTGCTCAATACCTTGCGAGAGCATCGCTGGAGTGAGGCCCTAGTGCTTGCTGTGGGCTCGATCTTGGGAGGTCTCTTGGCTGTAGCTGCAGGGGTTGGGCTGGCTAATGGCTAA
- a CDS encoding fluoride efflux transporter FluC, translating to MANPTQPLPNQWNEMWLVAFGAVPGALVRWQVQNDLLVNVIGAAILGLVVGLPFRPSRQLLLGVGFCGSLTTFSSWMVECSTLISQGAWLSALGLIGLTMGLGLGVAALGFLIGWQFRPSGLGR from the coding sequence ATGGCTAATCCGACGCAACCCTTGCCCAATCAATGGAATGAGATGTGGCTGGTGGCTTTTGGGGCTGTGCCTGGGGCTTTAGTTCGCTGGCAGGTTCAGAACGACTTGCTGGTGAATGTGATTGGAGCTGCCATTTTGGGGTTGGTGGTTGGTTTGCCGTTCCGTCCAAGCCGTCAGTTGTTGCTGGGGGTGGGTTTCTGTGGTTCTCTCACCACTTTCAGCAGCTGGATGGTGGAATGCAGCACCCTGATCTCTCAGGGGGCTTGGTTGTCAGCGCTGGGATTGATTGGTTTAACCATGGGCTTAGGTCTTGGTGTTGCAGCCCTTGGTTTTTTGATTGGTTGGCAGTTCAGGCCATCAGGGCTTGGTCGATAG
- a CDS encoding glutathione peroxidase, producing MAINISQIVVRTPEGAEKSLSEYSGTVLLIVNVASRCGFTKQYKGLQALQNTYGPQGLKVLGFPCNDFGAQEPGTLEEIKSFCSTTYGASFELFDKVHAMGKTTEPYTTLNQTEPAGDVAWNFEKFLVGKDGTVLKRFKSGVEPESTELKAAIDQALMA from the coding sequence ATGGCCATCAACATCAGCCAGATTGTGGTTCGCACTCCAGAGGGTGCTGAGAAGTCCCTCAGCGAATACAGCGGCACGGTGCTGTTAATCGTGAATGTGGCCAGCCGATGTGGATTTACCAAGCAATACAAAGGCCTGCAGGCGCTGCAAAACACATACGGCCCTCAGGGACTAAAGGTGCTGGGCTTTCCTTGCAACGACTTTGGCGCCCAGGAGCCCGGCACCCTCGAGGAGATCAAGAGCTTCTGTTCCACCACCTACGGCGCCAGCTTCGAATTGTTTGACAAGGTGCACGCCATGGGCAAAACCACCGAGCCCTACACCACCCTCAATCAAACTGAACCAGCAGGAGATGTGGCCTGGAACTTCGAAAAGTTTCTTGTGGGTAAGGACGGCACCGTGCTCAAACGTTTCAAGAGCGGCGTGGAACCTGAAAGCACTGAGCTCAAGGCAGCTATCGACCAAGCCCTGATGGCCTGA
- the mgtE gene encoding magnesium transporter: protein MNEATGATSPEAAVVSGSDLVDLVAQQLQALLSAGNYDAVKMLLHPVQPVDIAEAIGILPRTLQALAFRLLSKDEAIEVYEYLEPAVQQSLLERLRSGEVLELVEEMSPDDRVRLFDELPAKVVRRLLAELSPAERRVTAQLLGYEPETAGRLMTTEFIDLKEFHSAAQALTIVRRRAPDTETIYSLYVTDGERHLTGILSLRDLVTAEPEARIGDVMTRDVVNVRTDTDQEEVARAIQRYDFLAVPVVDREQRLVGIVTVDDVIDVIEQEATRDLYAAGAVQAGDEDDYFQSNLLVVARRRVVWLAVLVVANGFTSQVIAMNDDVLKHVVLLAAFIPLLIGTGGNVGAQSSTVVIRGLSTQRIQALGRMKAVLREAMAGGILGLLMLLVVVPFAWWRGESLLVGAAVGISLMAITTLAATAGAALPLLFDRMGLDPALMSAPFITTATDVAGVFIYLRTAAWLLQQTNGIAF from the coding sequence ATGAACGAGGCAACGGGGGCAACCAGTCCGGAGGCGGCCGTCGTCAGCGGCTCTGACCTGGTGGACTTGGTGGCCCAGCAGCTGCAAGCGCTGTTGTCAGCAGGCAATTATGACGCCGTGAAGATGCTGCTTCATCCGGTGCAACCGGTTGACATCGCTGAAGCCATTGGCATTTTGCCTCGCACCCTGCAGGCTCTGGCCTTCCGCTTGCTCAGCAAGGACGAGGCCATTGAGGTTTACGAATACCTAGAGCCTGCTGTTCAGCAGAGTCTGCTGGAACGCCTTCGCTCTGGTGAGGTGCTCGAGTTGGTGGAGGAGATGTCCCCCGATGACCGGGTGCGATTGTTTGATGAGCTGCCTGCCAAGGTGGTGCGACGATTGCTGGCAGAACTGAGTCCAGCAGAGCGACGGGTCACTGCTCAGTTGCTTGGTTACGAGCCTGAAACCGCTGGTCGTTTGATGACGACCGAGTTTATTGACCTCAAGGAATTTCACAGTGCAGCTCAGGCTCTCACGATTGTGAGGCGTCGAGCTCCTGACACGGAGACGATTTATAGCCTCTATGTGACTGATGGCGAGCGCCACCTGACCGGGATCCTTTCATTGCGAGATCTCGTGACTGCTGAGCCGGAGGCACGCATCGGGGATGTGATGACCCGCGATGTGGTGAATGTGCGCACCGACACAGATCAAGAGGAGGTGGCCCGAGCGATTCAGAGATACGATTTTTTGGCTGTCCCAGTTGTGGATCGAGAACAGCGATTGGTAGGGATCGTCACCGTCGATGACGTGATTGACGTGATTGAACAGGAGGCTACACGCGATCTTTATGCCGCTGGAGCTGTGCAGGCGGGGGATGAAGACGACTATTTCCAGAGCAATTTGTTGGTTGTTGCGCGTCGTCGAGTGGTTTGGCTGGCTGTATTGGTGGTAGCGAATGGCTTTACTAGTCAAGTGATTGCCATGAACGACGATGTGCTGAAGCATGTTGTGCTGTTGGCGGCGTTCATCCCGTTGTTGATCGGTACGGGCGGCAACGTTGGCGCTCAGAGTTCCACTGTGGTGATTCGAGGTCTTAGTACTCAGCGCATCCAGGCTCTTGGTCGCATGAAGGCGGTGTTGCGTGAGGCCATGGCGGGCGGGATTTTGGGTTTGTTGATGTTGCTTGTGGTTGTTCCCTTTGCTTGGTGGCGGGGTGAAAGTCTTCTTGTGGGTGCAGCAGTAGGGATCAGCCTGATGGCGATCACTACTCTGGCTGCTACGGCTGGAGCTGCTTTGCCTTTGTTGTTCGATCGAATGGGTTTGGATCCCGCCCTGATGTCGGCTCCCTTTATTACGACAGCAACTGATGTGGCTGGGGTCTTTATCTATTTGCGGACAGCGGCTTGGCTGCTTCAGCAAACAAATGGCATAGCGTTCTAG
- a CDS encoding RpoD/SigA family RNA polymerase sigma factor, whose product MADSAASKSLVKPAVVPARQLPADVDLVRSYLRDIGRVPLLSHEQEITLGRQVQELMSLEQLESELEGQTGEPASRKELAKAAGLSELQLKKKLQSGRRAKERMVSANLRLVVSVAKKYTKRNMELLDLIQEGTIGLVRGVEKFDPTRGYKFSTYAYWWIRQGITRAIAEKSRTIRLPIHITEMLNKLKKGQRELSQEMGRTPTVSELAEFVELPEEEVKDLMCRARQPMSLEMKVGDGDETELLELLAGEEELPSEKVEVDCMKGDLRTLLEKLPELQGRVLRMRYGIDGGEPMNLTGIGRILDISRDRVRNLERHGLNGLRQLSETVEAYAAC is encoded by the coding sequence GTGGCCGACTCCGCAGCCTCCAAATCCCTTGTTAAACCAGCGGTTGTGCCTGCTCGTCAGTTGCCCGCAGATGTCGACCTGGTGCGTTCGTACCTGCGCGATATCGGTCGAGTGCCGCTGCTGAGCCATGAGCAGGAGATCACGCTGGGTCGTCAGGTGCAGGAGTTGATGTCTTTAGAGCAGCTTGAGTCTGAACTGGAAGGTCAAACAGGTGAGCCAGCGAGTCGTAAAGAGCTAGCGAAGGCAGCTGGCTTGAGTGAGTTGCAGCTCAAGAAGAAGTTGCAGAGCGGACGACGTGCGAAGGAGCGGATGGTGTCTGCGAACCTGCGCTTAGTGGTGAGTGTTGCCAAGAAGTACACCAAACGGAATATGGAGCTACTTGATTTGATCCAAGAGGGAACGATCGGCTTGGTGAGGGGAGTAGAGAAGTTCGACCCAACCCGTGGCTACAAGTTTTCGACCTATGCGTATTGGTGGATTCGTCAGGGGATCACGCGTGCGATTGCGGAGAAGAGCCGGACGATCCGTCTGCCGATCCATATCACGGAGATGCTGAACAAGCTCAAGAAAGGCCAGCGAGAATTAAGTCAGGAGATGGGGCGCACGCCAACAGTGAGCGAACTTGCAGAGTTTGTGGAGTTGCCCGAGGAGGAGGTGAAGGATCTGATGTGCCGTGCCCGTCAGCCGATGAGTTTGGAGATGAAGGTGGGAGATGGGGATGAAACGGAGTTGCTTGAGTTGCTTGCCGGGGAAGAGGAGTTACCGAGTGAGAAGGTGGAAGTGGATTGCATGAAAGGCGATTTACGTACCTTGCTAGAAAAGTTGCCCGAGCTGCAGGGTCGTGTGCTGCGGATGCGTTATGGAATCGACGGAGGGGAGCCGATGAACCTCACCGGGATTGGCCGCATCCTCGACATCAGTCGTGATCGTGTTCGCAATCTGGAGCGCCATGGACTCAATGGTCTGCGCCAGTTGAGTGAAACGGTTGAGGCCTATGCGGCTTGCTGA
- a CDS encoding alpha/beta fold hydrolase, with protein MTNAENHIWTWQDWQVAWSRSGTADHANSATLLIHGFGACKEHWRHNQSVLAQISPCYAIDLLGFGSSSQPRARLRGEAPHQGDFCYDFDGWGAQVAAFCREVVQIPVRIVGNSIGGVIALRAAQLLEEACEGVVLINCAQRTLDDKRLDEQPSLMRWTRPWLKSLVQQRWLSNSLFRNAANPMMIKRVLKQAYPSGNNLDRSLVSMLQKPADRPGAAEAFHGFINIFDDYLAPELMADLNMPVDLIWGAADPWEPLQEARRWAALLPCIRSISVVDGAGHCPHDEAPEEVNPLLLSIIQQAA; from the coding sequence TTGACAAACGCCGAAAATCACATTTGGACTTGGCAGGATTGGCAGGTGGCTTGGAGCAGATCAGGCACTGCAGATCATGCCAATTCAGCAACGCTGCTCATCCACGGCTTTGGAGCCTGCAAGGAGCATTGGCGCCATAACCAATCGGTGTTGGCCCAAATAAGCCCCTGCTACGCCATCGATCTCCTCGGCTTTGGTAGCAGCAGCCAACCAAGGGCACGACTGCGGGGTGAAGCCCCCCATCAAGGTGATTTCTGCTACGACTTTGATGGCTGGGGAGCCCAGGTCGCCGCCTTCTGCCGCGAAGTGGTGCAGATACCTGTGCGCATTGTGGGCAATTCAATCGGCGGAGTGATTGCGTTACGTGCCGCCCAGCTCCTCGAAGAGGCTTGCGAAGGCGTCGTTCTGATCAACTGCGCCCAACGCACCTTGGACGACAAGCGATTAGACGAACAGCCCAGCCTGATGCGCTGGACTCGTCCCTGGCTGAAAAGTCTGGTTCAGCAGCGCTGGCTAAGCAACAGCCTCTTCCGCAACGCAGCAAACCCGATGATGATCAAGCGGGTACTGAAGCAGGCCTACCCCAGCGGAAACAATCTCGATCGATCCTTGGTGAGCATGCTGCAAAAACCAGCCGATAGACCAGGTGCTGCAGAAGCCTTCCACGGTTTCATCAACATCTTCGACGACTACCTGGCGCCAGAACTGATGGCTGATCTCAACATGCCAGTGGATCTGATCTGGGGGGCAGCCGATCCATGGGAACCGTTACAGGAAGCCCGTCGCTGGGCTGCGTTGCTGCCTTGTATCCGCTCCATATCAGTAGTCGATGGTGCAGGGCATTGCCCACACGACGAAGCTCCTGAAGAGGTCAATCCGCTACTGCTCAGCATCATTCAGCAAGCCGCATAG
- a CDS encoding efflux RND transporter permease subunit produces the protein MAFSDNFIKRPVLTTVCSILIVLVGIIAIPSLPIANLPNIASPLIQVTANYGGGNSLVTEQAVTNPLEQQINGVPGVNYISSTSDMEGQSTINVYFDESTDINIDQVNVQNRVSLAMPQLPEQVQATGVSVEQSNPSILLAYQVGSTQGQFDANYLNGLIYEQLYYPLSRVPGVANVAVLGGANPAYWLFINPDKLAANKLTAEDIINAIKSQNSVAIGGLVGGPPATGDQAYTYPILVENNGNLVSIEDFNNLIVSRTTSGNLLLLKDIGEVIYGSNTFTADAIDVNGHPAMTLAVYQTPDSNALDVSNDVVKVIDQFAASAPPGVKVSQIYNIGQFIESSVEGVVDALGLAIVLVLLILFLFLQNWRATIIPSLAIPISLIGTFAFLKVFDFSINQLTLLGLVLATGLVVDDAIVVIEAVSKNIESGMRPRQAALACMGELFGALVATALALMAVFVPVAFYPGGIGIIYKQFALTIAFSIAISAFNALTFSPMLSGLILGSDKPREPKGWGWVLSGVLVGLAFGRFTATAFGSWTYVLGVMLGGIASSNLPFIFRRFNSFFDDLQKRYAQLIKSLISKRRLILASLAGGILLTAFAFTAIPSAFIPEEDQGYGLGFYQLQNGASLSQTQQTGQQIAELLKTEKNIDAAAIVSGFGFNGSSPDQGAFFFGLKPLNERKGNSNSAAAIVDRLNAKLEKLSSAMAVSAQPPAVPGFSSQGGFYFQFNDLSNGAYNFNQLDGLANDLIKAGKASSEFSSLYTQFIPSAPAFGLQVDRAVMGALNVDYQEAMNTIATLAGSNYSGLTYENGQVRNIYVQSSAEQRNDINDILSYYVRSRDGELVQVSQFASADLSSAPPVISHYNLYRTVLIQGAEAIGKSSGQALQAIQNLFQKQDFSNIGYAFTGLAALQLSAGSASIMVFGLGLLIVYLVLSAQYESYVTPVIILMTVPLAMLGALAFLAIRSIDLNIYAQVGLVTLIGLAAKNGILIVEVAEQNLKSGMTPSDAVIASAESRLRPILMTAIAALAGFLPLVVANGAGAHSQQSLGTVIFGGLVVATVLSLGVVPPFYVVVKHLEERWFSSEPQI, from the coding sequence ATGGCGTTCTCCGACAATTTCATCAAAAGACCAGTTCTGACGACAGTCTGCAGCATCCTCATCGTGCTGGTAGGCATTATCGCAATCCCTTCCTTACCAATCGCAAACCTCCCAAATATCGCCAGTCCACTGATCCAAGTCACAGCAAACTATGGCGGCGGAAATTCACTAGTCACCGAACAAGCTGTCACCAATCCGTTAGAGCAACAGATCAACGGTGTTCCTGGCGTTAACTACATCTCGTCCACCAGTGACATGGAGGGGCAAAGCACAATCAATGTCTACTTCGATGAGTCAACTGATATCAATATCGACCAAGTCAATGTGCAAAACCGCGTTTCCCTGGCCATGCCCCAGCTTCCAGAGCAAGTTCAGGCGACGGGTGTTTCCGTTGAACAAAGCAATCCATCCATCCTGCTGGCATATCAAGTTGGGTCAACGCAGGGGCAATTTGACGCTAATTACCTCAATGGCCTTATCTACGAGCAGCTCTATTACCCCCTTAGCAGAGTCCCAGGGGTTGCCAATGTTGCCGTGCTGGGCGGAGCCAACCCGGCCTATTGGCTATTTATCAATCCCGACAAACTGGCAGCCAACAAACTAACTGCCGAAGACATCATCAATGCTATAAAAAGCCAGAACAGCGTAGCGATTGGAGGCCTAGTAGGTGGCCCTCCTGCGACAGGGGACCAAGCCTATACATACCCAATTCTGGTTGAAAATAATGGCAACCTTGTCTCCATCGAAGACTTCAACAACCTCATCGTTAGTCGGACTACAAGTGGCAACCTTTTGCTGCTAAAAGATATTGGCGAAGTGATTTATGGCTCCAATACTTTTACAGCCGATGCAATCGACGTGAATGGGCACCCAGCCATGACACTGGCTGTCTACCAGACACCTGATAGCAACGCATTAGACGTTTCCAATGACGTCGTGAAAGTAATCGATCAGTTCGCCGCCTCAGCTCCACCAGGGGTCAAGGTATCGCAGATCTACAACATTGGTCAATTTATTGAATCCTCTGTTGAAGGAGTCGTTGATGCCCTTGGGCTTGCAATTGTCCTTGTGCTGCTCATTCTCTTTCTTTTCCTGCAGAACTGGCGAGCAACAATCATTCCGAGCTTGGCTATCCCAATCTCTCTAATTGGCACCTTTGCCTTCCTTAAAGTCTTCGATTTCTCTATTAATCAACTCACCCTGCTTGGCCTAGTTCTCGCTACCGGATTGGTTGTGGATGATGCAATTGTGGTGATCGAAGCTGTATCAAAAAACATCGAATCAGGGATGCGTCCTCGCCAGGCAGCACTGGCCTGCATGGGAGAACTATTTGGCGCCTTAGTGGCCACGGCCTTGGCACTGATGGCCGTCTTCGTACCAGTGGCCTTCTACCCAGGTGGCATTGGCATCATCTACAAGCAATTCGCCCTAACCATTGCCTTCTCAATTGCGATCTCAGCATTTAACGCCCTAACTTTCTCACCAATGTTGTCAGGATTGATTCTAGGTAGCGACAAGCCTCGAGAGCCCAAAGGTTGGGGCTGGGTCCTCTCAGGAGTGTTAGTGGGATTGGCCTTTGGTCGCTTCACAGCAACTGCTTTCGGCAGCTGGACCTACGTACTTGGTGTGATGTTGGGTGGCATAGCTAGCAGCAACCTCCCTTTCATTTTTCGTCGTTTCAATAGCTTTTTCGATGATTTGCAAAAGCGTTATGCCCAACTGATCAAATCGTTAATCAGCAAACGCCGCTTAATCCTGGCCAGTCTCGCTGGTGGCATCCTGCTGACTGCCTTCGCCTTCACTGCCATTCCCTCTGCCTTCATCCCGGAAGAAGACCAAGGTTATGGATTGGGTTTTTACCAGCTTCAAAATGGCGCCTCACTCAGCCAAACCCAACAAACAGGACAGCAAATTGCCGAGCTGCTCAAAACCGAAAAGAACATCGATGCAGCGGCAATTGTCAGTGGCTTCGGTTTCAATGGCTCCAGCCCCGATCAGGGTGCATTCTTTTTTGGCCTTAAGCCTCTCAATGAACGCAAAGGCAACAGCAACAGTGCAGCAGCCATCGTCGATCGGCTTAACGCCAAGTTAGAGAAGCTAAGTAGTGCCATGGCGGTTTCTGCCCAACCTCCTGCTGTACCGGGCTTCTCATCCCAGGGAGGTTTTTACTTCCAGTTCAATGATCTCAGCAACGGTGCCTACAACTTCAACCAACTGGATGGGCTTGCCAATGATCTGATCAAAGCCGGTAAAGCGAGCAGCGAATTCTCCAGCCTTTACACCCAGTTCATTCCTAGCGCTCCGGCCTTCGGACTCCAAGTCGACCGAGCTGTGATGGGAGCCTTAAACGTTGACTATCAGGAGGCAATGAACACAATCGCCACCCTGGCTGGCAGCAACTATTCAGGCCTCACATACGAAAACGGTCAAGTCCGCAACATCTATGTGCAATCATCAGCCGAACAACGCAACGACATTAACGACATCCTGAGTTATTACGTGCGCAGTCGTGATGGCGAGCTTGTACAAGTCTCACAGTTCGCCTCCGCAGACCTGAGCAGTGCGCCCCCAGTCATCAGCCATTACAACCTCTACCGCACAGTGCTCATTCAAGGTGCGGAGGCCATCGGCAAAAGTTCAGGCCAAGCCTTACAGGCCATTCAAAACCTCTTCCAAAAACAAGACTTCTCCAACATCGGCTACGCCTTCACCGGCTTGGCTGCACTGCAGTTATCTGCAGGCAGCGCAAGCATCATGGTCTTCGGACTCGGACTGCTCATCGTCTATCTGGTGCTATCTGCCCAATACGAGAGCTATGTCACACCAGTCATCATTCTGATGACAGTGCCATTAGCGATGCTTGGAGCGCTGGCGTTTCTAGCGATCCGCTCGATCGACCTCAACATCTATGCCCAGGTTGGCCTGGTGACCCTCATCGGCCTGGCGGCGAAGAACGGCATCCTGATTGTGGAAGTCGCCGAACAAAATCTGAAAAGCGGCATGACCCCTAGTGATGCTGTGATTGCCTCGGCCGAATCCCGCTTACGGCCAATCCTGATGACTGCTATTGCAGCCTTAGCCGGCTTCCTCCCTCTAGTGGTGGCCAATGGAGCTGGTGCCCATAGCCAACAATCACTGGGCACTGTGATTTTTGGAGGCCTGGTGGTGGCCACAGTGCTGTCTCTAGGAGTGGTACCGCCCTTTTATGTTGTGGTGAAGCATCTAGAGGAGCGCTGGTTCAGCAGCGAACCACAGATTTGA